Proteins encoded in a region of the Chelonoidis abingdonii isolate Lonesome George chromosome 2, CheloAbing_2.0, whole genome shotgun sequence genome:
- the FAM210A gene encoding protein FAM210A — protein MQRNLIQTVFQLAHRTCLVPHRTGFLQHLKGKPVLPQTGCKVVLALGPGKQCFHASAALFVSKEGKSLGVFSSQPEGTHHKEQKEENPLKPTSDIPQGTPVESSSLEPDPLQDKSISLFQRFKRTFKQYGKVMIPLHLLTSSVWFGSFYYAAMKGVNVVPFLEFIGVPESIVSILKNSQSGYALTAYAMYKIATPARYTVTLGGTSITVKYLRKHGYMSTPPPVTEYLQDRMEETKERLSGKMEETRDMISEKMEETKDRITEKMEETKDRITEKIQETKDKVSFKKRKE, from the exons ATGCAAAGGAATTTAATACAGACTGTGTTTCAGCTGGCACATCGGACATGTTTGGTACCACATCGCACTGGTTTCCTTCAACACTTAAAAGGGAAACCAGTTTTGCCTCAGACTGGATGCAAAGTGGTTTTGGCATTGGGCCCTGGAAAACAGTGTTTCCATGCATCTGCTGCACTCTTTGTCTCAAAGGAAGGAAAGTCACTGGGTGTATTTTCATCTCAACCAGAAGGCACTCACCACaaagaacaaaaggaagaaaacccTTTGAAACCAACTAGTGATATACCCCAGGGGACGCCTGTAGAATCAAGTTCTTTAGAGCCTGATCCATTACAAGACAAATCAATTAGTCTCTTTCAGAGGTTCAAGAGAACTTTTAAACagtatggaaaagttatgattccACTGCATCTGTTGACTTCCAGTGTATGGTTTGGATCCTTTTACTACGCAGCCATGAA AGGAGTGAATGTTGTTCCTTTCCTAGAGTTCATTGGGGTACCAGAAAGCATTGTAAGCATTCTGAAAAACTCTCAGAGTGGATATGCACTAACTGCGTATGCAATGTATAAG ATTGCAACTCCTGCCAGATACACGGTAACTTTAGGAGGAACATCCATTACTGTCAAGTATCTTCGTAAGCATGGCTACATGTCCACACCTCCTCCGGTAACAGAATACCTGCAGGATAGAATGGAAGAAACAAAAGAGCGTCTCTCAGGGAAAATGGAGGAAACCAGGGACATGATCAGTGAGAAAATggaggaaacaaaggatagaatAACAGAGAAGATGGAAGAAACAAAGGATAGAATAACAGAAAAAATACAAGAAACCAAAGATAAAGtttcatttaagaaaagaaaagaataa